GCTTCTGTCGACACGACTTCGTCCTTCGCGTCGACCGCGGAGCGAAGCGTGTGCCAGGCGAGGCTCGCGCATTTCACGCGCGCCGGGTAGTTGCGGACGCCTTCGAACACGGCCAGCTTGCCCAGCCGTTCCGGATTGGCCAGCGGGTCGGCGTTCCCGGTCACCATCTGGTGGAATTGCTCGAACATGTCGCGGGTCTCGCTCAGCGTTTTACCCTTGACGCTGTCGGTCATCATCGAAGCCGACGCTTTCGAGATCGCGCATCCCGATCCCTGGAAGCTGGCGTCCTTGATC
The DNA window shown above is from Gemmatimonadales bacterium and carries:
- a CDS encoding SUF system NifU family Fe-S cluster assembly protein, whose product is MSDLRELYQEVILDHNRRPRNFRAIEGANRHAEGYNPLCGDRLSLYLRVEDGVIKDASFQGSGCAISKASASMMTDSVKGKTLSETRDMFEQFHQMVTGNADPLANPERLGKLAVFEGVRNYPARVKCASLAWHTLRSAVDAKDEVVSTEAD